The following are encoded in a window of Streptomyces sp. 11x1 genomic DNA:
- a CDS encoding endonuclease domain-containing protein: MSERVMPGRTDGLITLGAADALWVHLTADSAVPTASGAFTRSPAHARVGYVLLGGHVVATVRASDGQWSVPEGEVRRAAAELNAVGMDRQDLVRVGPFRGAPRQERDEETPLRWRRRITGELREPGGPERAARREVGRPYHLAGIDWRQMLVEQTRDGMQRTWWLPRAVVRLLDAAEHAEARWVQAARTRRAGTAATEPPSHPRRARDADGRHDVDGRRTTSPEGPTAAPRPYNAELEGQLYSVLSKKPGTSRKVAGWACAVCGTAPAAVLDHCHEHGYVRAPVCQSCNTLERPDHLYSNDIRVANRYTRLFHTDADDWLRHWHRCPGCRARTTLPLPHLAAWTAHIACRSLRPTHRAPRGRTPCGVLRVSWTGSQNAPRSCLLTVTVDCCPSGEHRVLARVPYREAVERFRVWLAETAPAVAAEAGPDRVDGLPAQPRPVIADTSGEGLALF, translated from the coding sequence ATGTCGGAGCGTGTCATGCCCGGTCGCACGGACGGCCTGATCACCCTGGGTGCCGCGGACGCTCTGTGGGTCCATCTGACGGCCGACAGTGCGGTGCCGACGGCTTCTGGGGCATTCACCCGCTCTCCTGCCCATGCCCGGGTGGGGTACGTCCTGCTCGGCGGCCATGTGGTGGCGACGGTGAGGGCGAGCGACGGTCAGTGGAGTGTCCCGGAGGGGGAGGTGCGCCGGGCGGCCGCGGAACTGAACGCGGTGGGGATGGACCGGCAGGACCTGGTCCGCGTCGGTCCGTTTCGTGGGGCGCCGAGGCAGGAGCGCGACGAGGAGACGCCGCTGCGTTGGCGCCGGCGCATCACGGGTGAACTGCGGGAGCCGGGCGGCCCCGAGCGGGCGGCACGACGTGAAGTCGGTCGTCCGTACCATCTGGCGGGGATCGACTGGCGACAGATGCTCGTGGAGCAGACCCGCGACGGGATGCAGCGGACGTGGTGGCTGCCGCGCGCCGTGGTCAGGCTGCTCGACGCGGCCGAGCACGCCGAAGCGCGGTGGGTGCAAGCCGCGCGGACCCGCCGGGCAGGCACAGCCGCCACCGAGCCGCCCTCCCACCCCCGGCGGGCCCGAGACGCCGACGGTCGGCATGACGTCGACGGACGGCGGACGACGAGCCCCGAGGGTCCCACCGCCGCACCGCGCCCGTACAACGCGGAGCTGGAAGGCCAGCTGTACTCGGTGCTCAGCAAGAAGCCGGGTACCTCCCGCAAGGTGGCCGGGTGGGCGTGCGCCGTCTGCGGCACCGCGCCCGCCGCAGTCCTCGACCACTGCCACGAACACGGCTACGTCCGCGCCCCCGTCTGCCAGTCCTGCAACACACTCGAACGTCCCGACCACCTGTACAGCAACGACATCCGCGTGGCGAACCGCTACACACGCCTCTTCCACACCGACGCCGACGACTGGCTCCGCCACTGGCACCGCTGCCCCGGCTGCCGCGCCCGCACCACCCTGCCCCTGCCGCACCTCGCCGCATGGACCGCCCACATAGCCTGCCGATCGCTGCGCCCGACCCACCGAGCCCCCCGCGGGCGCACGCCCTGCGGTGTCCTGCGCGTGTCCTGGACGGGCAGTCAGAACGCGCCCCGTTCCTGCCTGCTCACTGTCACCGTCGACTGCTGCCCCTCCGGCGAGCACCGTGTCCTGGCGCGAGTCCCCTACCGAGAAGCCGTCGAGCGGTTTCGCGTCTGGTTGGCCGAGACGGCCCCTGCCGTGGCCGCCGAGGCCGGTCCTGACCGCGTGGACGGCCTCCCCGCCCAGCCCCGGCCAGTCATCGCGGACACCAGCGGCGAGGGCCTGGCACTGTTCTGA